The following proteins are co-located in the Poecile atricapillus isolate bPoeAtr1 chromosome 2, bPoeAtr1.hap1, whole genome shotgun sequence genome:
- the TPD52 gene encoding tumor protein D52 isoform X2 → MEPPRDQGLLRSDSIPEVGEDVAATVSMAETLSEEERDELRKELAKVEEEIQTLSQVLAAKEKHLAEIKRKLGINSLQELKQNITKSWQDVTSTTAYKRTSETLSQAGQKASAAFSSVGSVITKKFEDVRNSPTFKSFEEKVENFKSKVGGSKPAGGDFGEVLNSAANASATETIAEQTEEETH, encoded by the exons GGTTGCTGAGGAGTGACTCTATACCTGAGGTTGGAGAGGATGTTGCTGCTACAGTCAGTATGGCAGAAACACTCTCAGAAGAAGAACGGGATGAGCTAAGAAAAGAGCTTGCCAAG GTGGAAGAGGAAATCCAGACGCTCTCACAAGTGCTAGCTGCCAAAGAGAAGCATCTAGCAGAAATCAAGAGAAAGCTGGGAATAAACTCACTACAGGAATTAAAGCAGAACATTACCAAAAGCTGGCAAGATGTTACATCAACCACAGC TTACAAGAGAACATCAGAAACCCTGTCTCAGGCTGGTCAGAaggcttctgctgctttttcttctgttggtTCAGTCATAACCAAGAAGTTTGAAGATGTCAG aaaTTCTCCTACTTTCAAATCCTTTGAGGAAAAAGTTGAAAACTTCAAG TCTAAAGTTGGAGGAAGCAAACCTGCTGGGGGAGACTTTGGAGAAGTTCTCAACTCTGCTGCAAATGCCAGTGCCACAGAAACTATTGCAGAACAGACAGAGGAAGAGACCCACTGA
- the TPD52 gene encoding tumor protein D52 isoform X1 yields MLQWEKRMAVRSEMSGMDLYEDYKSPFDFNAGVNRNYLYLSPGINLSPPGSPTLAKSGLLRSDSIPEVGEDVAATVSMAETLSEEERDELRKELAKVEEEIQTLSQVLAAKEKHLAEIKRKLGINSLQELKQNITKSWQDVTSTTAYKRTSETLSQAGQKASAAFSSVGSVITKKFEDVRNSPTFKSFEEKVENFKSKVGGSKPAGGDFGEVLNSAANASATETIAEQTEEETH; encoded by the exons ATGCTTCAGTGGGAGAAGAGGATGGCTGTGCGCTCTGAAATGTCTGGCATGGATCTATATGAGGATTACAAATCGCCCTTCGATTTCAATGCTGGAGTGAACAGAAATTATCTTTACTTGTCGCCTGGCATAAACCTTTCTCCACCTGGATCACCTACACTGGCAAAGTCTG GGTTGCTGAGGAGTGACTCTATACCTGAGGTTGGAGAGGATGTTGCTGCTACAGTCAGTATGGCAGAAACACTCTCAGAAGAAGAACGGGATGAGCTAAGAAAAGAGCTTGCCAAG GTGGAAGAGGAAATCCAGACGCTCTCACAAGTGCTAGCTGCCAAAGAGAAGCATCTAGCAGAAATCAAGAGAAAGCTGGGAATAAACTCACTACAGGAATTAAAGCAGAACATTACCAAAAGCTGGCAAGATGTTACATCAACCACAGC TTACAAGAGAACATCAGAAACCCTGTCTCAGGCTGGTCAGAaggcttctgctgctttttcttctgttggtTCAGTCATAACCAAGAAGTTTGAAGATGTCAG aaaTTCTCCTACTTTCAAATCCTTTGAGGAAAAAGTTGAAAACTTCAAG TCTAAAGTTGGAGGAAGCAAACCTGCTGGGGGAGACTTTGGAGAAGTTCTCAACTCTGCTGCAAATGCCAGTGCCACAGAAACTATTGCAGAACAGACAGAGGAAGAGACCCACTGA